A single region of the Paraburkholderia sp. SOS3 genome encodes:
- the phnY gene encoding phosphonoacetaldehyde dehydrogenase, which yields MNAALAERQSDRAADRSSARSGAHSNDHAAFREEALRLAGARARRERTLDVVDPYRGLRVGSVPLASVDDVRAAFEYAFAYPAKLTRYERSQILERAAALLRERAEAASDLISLESGLSKQDSRYEIGRVADVFKFASIEALRDDGQSFSCDLTPHGKRRRVFTQREPLAGVIVAITPFNHPMNQVAHKIAPAIATNNRVLLKPSEKVPLSAYYLADLLYEAGLPEPMLQVLTGDPREIADELITHPLAELVTFTGGVAIGKHIATRAGYRRVVLELGGNDPLIVLEDADLERAAELAVQGSYKNSGQRCTAVKRMLVQRSVAARFTELVVEKTRAWSYGDPFDPANQMGTVIDEAAARLFEARVNEALAQGARLLTGHRRDGALYAPTVVDCVDPSMTLIREETFGPVSPIVAFDTLDDALRISNGTPYGLSCGVCTNRQDAILRFINELRVGTVNVWEVPGYRVELTPFGGIKDSGLGYKEGVQEAMKSFTNLKTFSLPWE from the coding sequence ATGAACGCTGCGCTCGCGGAACGTCAGTCTGATCGTGCGGCCGATCGTTCGAGTGCTCGTTCGGGTGCTCATTCGAACGATCACGCGGCTTTTCGCGAGGAAGCGTTGCGGCTCGCCGGCGCACGCGCGCGGCGCGAGCGCACGCTCGACGTAGTCGATCCGTATCGCGGGCTGCGCGTCGGCAGCGTCCCGCTTGCGTCCGTCGACGATGTCCGTGCGGCGTTCGAGTACGCGTTTGCGTACCCGGCAAAGCTCACGCGCTATGAGCGCTCGCAAATACTCGAGCGCGCCGCGGCCTTGCTGCGCGAACGCGCGGAGGCTGCATCGGATCTGATCTCGCTCGAATCGGGCCTGTCGAAGCAGGACTCGCGTTATGAGATCGGCCGCGTCGCCGATGTATTCAAGTTCGCATCGATCGAAGCGCTGCGCGACGACGGCCAGAGTTTTTCGTGCGATCTGACGCCGCATGGCAAGCGTCGTCGCGTGTTCACGCAGCGCGAGCCGCTTGCGGGCGTGATCGTTGCAATCACACCCTTCAACCATCCGATGAACCAGGTCGCGCACAAGATCGCGCCGGCGATCGCAACGAACAATCGCGTTTTGCTGAAGCCATCGGAAAAGGTGCCGCTTTCTGCGTATTACCTTGCCGATCTGCTGTACGAGGCCGGCTTGCCCGAGCCGATGCTGCAAGTGCTGACCGGCGATCCGCGCGAAATCGCCGATGAACTGATCACGCATCCGCTCGCGGAACTCGTGACGTTTACCGGTGGTGTGGCGATCGGCAAGCATATCGCGACGCGGGCCGGTTACCGGCGCGTCGTGCTGGAACTCGGCGGTAACGATCCGCTGATCGTGCTCGAAGATGCCGATCTCGAGCGTGCGGCCGAGCTGGCCGTGCAAGGCTCGTACAAGAACTCGGGGCAGCGGTGCACGGCGGTCAAACGAATGCTTGTGCAGCGTAGCGTGGCTGCGCGTTTTACCGAGCTTGTCGTCGAAAAGACGCGCGCATGGTCGTATGGCGATCCATTCGATCCGGCTAACCAGATGGGCACGGTCATCGACGAAGCCGCGGCGCGGCTGTTCGAAGCGCGCGTCAATGAAGCGCTCGCGCAAGGCGCGCGGCTTCTGACAGGCCATCGACGCGATGGCGCGTTGTATGCGCCGACGGTCGTCGATTGCGTCGATCCGTCGATGACGCTGATACGCGAAGAAACCTTTGGGCCGGTTTCGCCGATCGTCGCATTCGATACGCTCGACGACGCGCTTCGAATCAGCAACGGCACACCCTATGGTTTGTCGTGCGGCGTGTGTACGAACCGGCAGGACGCGATTCTGCGTTTCATCAACGAATTGCGGGTCGGCACCGTGAATGTGTGGGAAGTGCCCGGCTATCGCGTCGAGCTCACGCCATTCGGCGGCATTAAAGATTCGGGGCTCGGCTATAAGGAAGGCGTGCAGGAGGCGATGAAGAGCTTCACCAATCTCAAGACGTTTTCGTTACCGTGGGAGTGA
- a CDS encoding phosphonate degradation HD-domain oxygenase — MALSLGDIRELFEQHGSLNYGGEQVTQLEHALQCGALAEKEEAGDELVAAAFLHDIGHLLNRRGPTPTARGVDDLHQFFALPFLRPVLPDAVLEPIRLHVDAKRCLCAIDDTYFGRLSPDSVRSLNLQGGIFSSDEANAFLSKPHAEDALRLRRWDDLAKVANTVTPDVDHFLGVVERVMERQAVA; from the coding sequence GTGGCTTTGAGTCTTGGCGACATCCGTGAGCTGTTCGAGCAACACGGGAGTCTCAATTATGGCGGCGAGCAGGTAACCCAGCTCGAGCATGCGTTGCAGTGCGGCGCGCTTGCGGAAAAGGAAGAAGCAGGCGACGAGCTGGTGGCCGCGGCGTTTCTGCACGACATCGGGCATTTGCTGAATCGTCGTGGTCCGACGCCGACTGCACGCGGCGTCGACGATCTGCATCAGTTCTTTGCGCTGCCGTTTCTGCGACCCGTATTGCCCGATGCGGTGCTCGAGCCGATTCGCCTGCATGTCGATGCCAAGCGCTGTTTGTGCGCGATCGACGATACGTACTTCGGCAGGCTGTCGCCGGATTCGGTGCGTAGTTTGAATCTGCAAGGCGGCATTTTCAGCAGCGACGAAGCCAACGCGTTCCTGAGCAAGCCTCATGCTGAAGACGCACTGCGTTTGCGTCGCTGGGACGATCTCGCGAAGGTGGCAAATACAGTGACACCCGATGTCGACCACTTTCTTGGCGTGGTCGAGCGCGTGATGGAGCGACAGGCGGTGGCTTGA